From one Bacteroides fragilis NCTC 9343 genomic stretch:
- a CDS encoding dihydrolipoamide acetyltransferase family protein, whose product MARFEIKMPKLGESITEGTILSWSVQVGDVVNEDDVLFEVNTAKVSAEIPSPVAGKVVEILFKEGDTVPVGTVVAIVDMDGEGSGEASETAGSVETASAPKAAEVSDTASVPKVQAEVAAPKVERWYSPAVLQLAREAKISQEELDSIPGTGYEGRLSKKDIRTYIEMKKGAPAADVSTTVVSTVLANNSGSSPVPSAEVQKKAAAAAPQAQHGQSASAVSSDASVEVKEMDRVRRIIADHMVMSKKVSPHVTNVVEVDVTRLVRWREKTKDAFFRREGVKLTYMPAIAEATAQALAAYPQVNVSVDGYNILYKKHINVGIAVSQDDGNLIVPVVHDADRLNLNGLAVAIDSLAKKARVNKLMPDDIDGGTFTITNFGTFKMLFGTPIINQPQVAILGVGVIEKKPAVVETPEGDVIAIRHKMYLSLSYDHRVVDGSLGGNFLHFIADYLENWKE is encoded by the coding sequence ATGGCAAGATTCGAAATAAAAATGCCCAAGTTGGGCGAAAGTATTACCGAAGGAACCATTTTATCATGGTCGGTGCAGGTAGGTGACGTGGTCAATGAGGACGACGTACTTTTCGAGGTGAATACTGCTAAGGTCAGTGCGGAGATCCCTTCTCCCGTTGCCGGAAAAGTGGTGGAAATATTGTTTAAAGAAGGCGATACGGTACCGGTAGGTACGGTAGTTGCCATTGTAGATATGGATGGAGAAGGTTCCGGAGAAGCATCGGAAACCGCAGGCTCTGTAGAAACGGCGTCTGCTCCAAAGGCTGCCGAGGTGTCGGACACTGCGTCTGTTCCGAAAGTTCAGGCGGAAGTAGCCGCTCCCAAAGTGGAACGTTGGTATTCGCCGGCAGTACTTCAATTGGCACGGGAGGCGAAGATTTCTCAGGAAGAACTGGATTCGATTCCCGGGACAGGTTATGAAGGCCGGCTGAGCAAAAAAGATATCCGCACTTACATCGAGATGAAGAAAGGTGCTCCGGCAGCCGACGTCTCTACTACGGTGGTTTCGACGGTTTTGGCAAATAATTCGGGCTCTTCTCCTGTTCCTTCTGCAGAAGTACAAAAGAAGGCTGCCGCTGCGGCTCCTCAGGCTCAGCATGGACAATCTGCTTCTGCCGTTTCTTCAGATGCATCGGTAGAAGTCAAGGAGATGGATCGAGTACGTCGCATCATTGCCGACCATATGGTGATGTCGAAAAAGGTTTCTCCGCATGTGACTAATGTGGTCGAAGTAGATGTCACCCGGCTGGTGCGTTGGCGCGAAAAGACCAAAGATGCTTTCTTCCGTCGTGAAGGTGTGAAGCTGACTTATATGCCTGCCATTGCTGAGGCCACTGCCCAGGCGTTGGCTGCCTATCCTCAGGTAAATGTCTCGGTGGACGGATACAACATCCTGTATAAGAAACATATCAATGTGGGCATTGCTGTTTCGCAAGATGATGGAAACTTGATTGTTCCCGTAGTGCATGATGCCGATCGTTTGAATCTTAACGGACTTGCCGTAGCTATCGATTCGTTGGCGAAAAAGGCACGGGTTAATAAGCTGATGCCTGATGATATCGACGGAGGAACATTTACAATCACCAATTTCGGTACGTTTAAGATGTTGTTCGGAACTCCGATCATCAATCAGCCGCAGGTGGCTATTCTCGGAGTGGGTGTCATTGAGAAAAAGCCGGCTGTGGTGGAGACTCCCGAAGGAGATGTGATAGCCATTCGCCATAAGATGTACTTGTCACTCTCTTATGATCACCGTGTGGTGGATGGTTCGCTGGGAGGTAACTTCCTGCACTTCATTGCCGATTATCTGGAGAACTGGAAAGAATAG
- a CDS encoding alpha-ketoacid dehydrogenase subunit alpha/beta produces the protein MKKYDIKTTDEQTLRKWYHLMTLGRALDEKAPAYLLQSLGWSYHAPYAGHDGIQLAIGQVFTLGEDYLFPYYRDMLTVLSAGMTPEELILNGISKATDPGSAGRHMSNHFAKPEWHIENISSATGTHDLHAAGVGRAMVYYGHKGVAITSHGESATSEGFVYEAINGASNERLPVIFVFQDNGYGISVPKKDQTANRKVADNFSGFKNLRIIHCNGKDVFDSMNAMTEAREFAIANRTPVIVHANCVRIGSHSNSDKHTLYRDENELAYVKEADPLMKFRRMLLRYKRLTEEDLQQIEAAAKKELAAANRKALAAPDPIPESIYDFVLPEPYIPQKYKDGLPGPVEGEKSFMVNAINETLKEEFRRNPDTFIWGQDVANKDKGGVFNVTKGMQQEFGDARVFSAPIAEDYIVGTANGMCRFDPKIHVVIEGAEFADYFWPAVEQYVECTHEYWRSNGKFTPNITLRLASGGYIGGGLYHSQNLEGALTTLPGARIVCPSFADDAAGLLRTSMRSKGFTLYLEPKALYNSVEAAAVVPEEFEVPFGKARIRREGTDLTIITYGNTTHFCLDVAERLAREGVGSVEVIDLRSLIPLDKEAIFASVRKTGKVMVVHEDKVFSGFGAEIAAQIAGEMFRYLDAPVQRVGSTFTPVGFNPILERAILPNDEKIYKAAKELLEF, from the coding sequence ATGAAGAAATACGATATAAAAACCACTGACGAACAGACTCTCCGCAAGTGGTATCATTTAATGACTTTGGGGCGTGCGCTCGACGAGAAGGCACCCGCCTATTTGCTGCAATCTCTTGGCTGGTCCTATCATGCTCCTTATGCCGGGCATGACGGCATCCAGCTTGCTATCGGGCAGGTTTTTACTCTTGGTGAGGACTATCTTTTTCCTTATTACCGGGATATGCTCACTGTGCTTTCTGCCGGAATGACTCCGGAGGAACTGATTCTGAACGGTATTTCAAAAGCTACAGACCCGGGTAGTGCCGGACGTCACATGTCCAATCACTTTGCCAAACCGGAATGGCACATCGAGAATATCTCTTCTGCTACCGGTACGCACGATCTTCATGCGGCAGGCGTAGGGCGTGCCATGGTTTATTATGGGCATAAGGGGGTTGCCATTACTTCACATGGTGAGTCTGCCACATCCGAGGGATTTGTCTATGAAGCTATCAACGGGGCCAGCAACGAACGTCTTCCGGTTATTTTTGTATTTCAGGACAACGGTTATGGCATTTCCGTCCCTAAAAAGGATCAGACTGCCAATCGTAAAGTGGCCGATAACTTCTCCGGTTTTAAGAACCTCCGCATCATTCATTGCAATGGAAAGGATGTATTTGACTCGATGAATGCCATGACCGAGGCCCGTGAATTTGCTATAGCCAACCGTACTCCGGTTATAGTACATGCCAATTGCGTACGTATCGGTTCGCACTCCAACTCTGATAAGCATACTCTCTATCGCGACGAGAATGAGTTGGCATACGTGAAGGAAGCCGATCCGCTGATGAAGTTCCGTCGGATGCTGTTGCGCTACAAGCGCCTGACCGAAGAGGACCTCCAACAGATAGAAGCTGCCGCCAAGAAAGAACTGGCTGCCGCCAATCGTAAAGCGTTGGCTGCACCCGATCCGATTCCGGAGAGCATTTATGACTTTGTCCTTCCCGAACCGTATATTCCTCAAAAGTATAAAGACGGACTTCCGGGGCCTGTCGAAGGTGAGAAGAGTTTCATGGTGAACGCCATTAATGAAACGCTCAAAGAGGAGTTTCGCCGCAATCCTGATACCTTTATCTGGGGACAAGACGTGGCCAATAAAGATAAAGGAGGCGTATTCAATGTCACCAAGGGGATGCAACAGGAGTTCGGTGATGCCCGTGTGTTCAGTGCTCCGATAGCCGAAGATTATATTGTGGGAACGGCCAACGGAATGTGCCGTTTCGATCCTAAAATACATGTGGTTATTGAAGGCGCTGAGTTTGCCGATTACTTCTGGCCTGCTGTCGAACAGTACGTTGAGTGTACACATGAGTATTGGCGTAGCAATGGTAAGTTTACTCCCAATATTACACTTCGCCTTGCTTCGGGTGGATACATTGGCGGTGGATTGTATCATTCGCAGAACCTTGAAGGGGCTCTTACGACTTTACCCGGTGCCCGTATTGTTTGTCCATCGTTTGCCGACGATGCTGCCGGGCTGCTCCGCACCAGTATGCGTTCCAAGGGATTCACTCTTTATCTGGAGCCCAAAGCGCTTTACAACTCAGTAGAGGCTGCTGCCGTTGTGCCCGAAGAGTTTGAAGTTCCCTTTGGTAAGGCCCGTATCCGCCGCGAAGGAACCGATCTGACTATAATTACTTATGGCAATACTACCCATTTTTGTCTGGATGTTGCCGAACGTCTTGCCCGGGAAGGGGTGGGGAGTGTCGAAGTTATCGATCTCCGTTCGCTGATTCCGTTGGATAAAGAAGCGATTTTTGCTTCCGTACGGAAAACCGGTAAAGTGATGGTGGTGCATGAAGACAAAGTCTTCTCCGGATTCGGTGCCGAAATTGCAGCGCAGATTGCTGGGGAAATGTTCCGTTACCTGGATGCCCCGGTACAACGTGTGGGCTCCACCTTTACTCCGGTAGGTTTCAATCCGATATTGGAACGGGCTATCCTGCCGAATGATGAAAAGATATATAAAGCAGCCAAAGAGTTGCTGGAGTTCTAA
- a CDS encoding lipoate--protein ligase family protein yields MRFINSSFTDAGFNLAAEEYLLKQGTEDVFMLWQSAPSVIIGKHQRVETEVNRTMAEQNKIPVFRRFSGGGAVYHDLGNINLTFIETTRLARFETYLERTVEMLTAAGVAVRGDERLGIYVDGRKVSGSAQCVHRNRAMYHCTLLYDTNLALLNKLLEVEGLEEKVAVHPAVRSVRSEVTNLKEYMHPALSTDKFREWVFRYFAGPSIAEAFSKEELAIIEGLRESKYNIICN; encoded by the coding sequence ATGCGGTTTATAAATAGCTCTTTTACAGATGCCGGTTTCAATCTGGCGGCTGAAGAGTATTTGTTGAAGCAGGGTACAGAAGATGTATTCATGCTTTGGCAAAGTGCTCCGTCCGTAATTATAGGCAAGCATCAGCGGGTGGAAACGGAAGTGAACCGGACGATGGCGGAACAAAACAAGATTCCTGTATTCCGGCGGTTTTCCGGTGGCGGTGCCGTATATCACGATTTGGGCAACATCAATCTTACGTTCATTGAAACTACCCGTCTGGCGCGTTTCGAAACTTATCTGGAGCGAACGGTTGAAATGTTGACTGCCGCCGGAGTTGCAGTGAGAGGCGACGAACGATTGGGTATTTATGTCGACGGGCGAAAAGTCTCGGGCAGTGCGCAATGCGTACATCGCAATCGTGCAATGTATCATTGCACACTGCTGTATGATACAAATCTGGCGTTGTTGAACAAGTTGCTTGAGGTAGAAGGACTTGAGGAAAAGGTTGCCGTACATCCTGCTGTCCGTTCGGTACGTAGCGAAGTGACGAATCTGAAAGAGTATATGCATCCGGCTCTATCTACAGATAAATTCCGGGAGTGGGTTTTTCGTTATTTTGCAGGTCCTTCGATTGCCGAAGCGTTCAGTAAGGAGGAACTGGCTATTATCGAGGGGTTACGGGAAAGTAAATACAACATCATCTGTAACTGA